From Rutidosis leptorrhynchoides isolate AG116_Rl617_1_P2 chromosome 3, CSIRO_AGI_Rlap_v1, whole genome shotgun sequence, a single genomic window includes:
- the LOC139898647 gene encoding E3 ubiquitin-protein ligase SINAT2-like: MARGGDSKEVIESHSRYLRYDVVTTKSDRTNLITKTTIRATEKHATPSTNCMYELLECPICTKLMYPPIHQCPNGHTLCLNCKSRINNYCPTCNFELGNIRCLALEKAAESLNLPCRHQTFGCRHISPYYNKLKHEQNCRFRPYNCPYAGSECIVTGDIPSLVAHLKNDHSVDMHDGCTFNHRYVKSNPHEVEKAIWMLTVFNCYGRQFCLHFEAFQLGTTPVYISFLRFLGEDSEAKDYSYSLEVGGYGRKLTWQGVPRSIRDSHQKIRDCQDGLVIPRKLALLFSGGNRKELKLRVIGRIWKQQ; encoded by the exons atggcTCGAGGTGGTGATAGTAAAGAAGTTATCGAATCTCATTCTAGATATTTAAGGTACGATGTAGTAACTACAAAGTCAGATAGAACCAACCTTATTACAAAAACAACAATTAGGGCAACTGAAAAACATGCTACACCTTCAACAAATTGTATGTACGAGCTTCTTGAATGCCCGATTTGCACCAAGTTAATGTACCCTCCAATTCATCAG TGCCCAAATGGCCATACTTTGTGCTTAAATTGCAAATCAAGAATTAACAATTATTGCCCAACGTGCAATTTTGAGCTCGGTAACATACGGTGTTTAGCGTTGGAGAAAGCGGCAGAATCTTTAAATCTTCCTTGCAGACACCAAACTTTCGGTTGCCGTCATATTTCTCCTTATTATAACAAACTAAAGCACGAACAAAATTGTCGATTTCGCCCTTACAATTGTCCTTATGCGGGATCCGAATGTATAGTCACAGGAGATATTCCAAGTCTCGTTGCACATTTGAAAAATGATCATAGTGTTGATATGCATGATGGATGCACGTTCAATCATCGATATGTCAAATCTAACCCGCATGAAGTTGAAAAAGCAATTTGGATGTTAACT GTATTTAACTGCTACGGAAGACAGTTCTGTTTGCATTTCGAAGCGTTTCAACTGGGGACGACTCCGGTTTACATATCATTTTTACGATTCTTGGGCGAGGACAGTGAAGCCAAGGATTACAGCTACTCACTTGAAGTTGGAGGGTATGGGCGTAAATTAACGTGGCAGGGGGTCCCACGAAGTATCCGTGACAGTCACCAAAAGATTCGTGACTGTCAAGATGGTTTAGTTATTCCCAGGAAGCTAGCTCTCTTATTTTCAGGTGGAAACAGAAAAGAACTCAAATTACGAGTTATAGGGCGTATATGGAAACAACAGTAA
- the LOC139902100 gene encoding probable protein kinase At2g41970, whose translation MFSCCGGAKEDSVHDSNSSKAKTAPPRGAAYGGSNIQGDPRSGGAARSGAPQKALPIEAPKLSLAELNKMTSNFGSRAFIGDGSYCQVYYGKLSDGQEAIIKKLDTGSSPEPDIEFTNQLSVVSRLKNEFFVELLGYCLEENNRILVYQYAPMGSLHDVLHGKKGVEGAAPGPLLTWPQRAKIAYGAARGLEYLHDKIQPPIIHRDIRSSNVLLFDDFQSKIADFNLSNPSDTAAHLHSTRVLGTFGYHAPEYAMTGQISQKSDVYSLGVVLLELLTGRKPVDHTLPKGEQSLVTWATPRLSEDKVKQCVDPKLNDDYPPKAVAKLAAVAALCIQYEADYRPNMTIVVKALRALVNARPARTEP comes from the exons ATGTTCTCATGTTGTGGAGGTGCGAAAGAAGACTCCGTTCACGATTCAAACTCAAGTAAAGCTAAAACAGCTCCACCTCGAGGTGCCGCTTATGGAGGAA GTAATATTCAAGGAGACCCGAGGAGTGGCGGAGCAGCTAGAAGTGGTGCCCCGCAAAAAGCATTACCAATTGAAGCGCCAAAATTGTCATTGGCTGAATTGAATAAGATGACTAGTAATTTTGGTTCTCGTGCTTTTATTGGAGATGGTTCGTATTGTCAAGTTTACTACGGAAAACTAAGCGATGGACAAGAAGCGATAATAAAAAAGTTGGATACCGGTTCTTCACCAGAGCCTGACATTGAATTTACGAACCAG TTATCAGTAGTTTCGAGACTTAAAAATGAGTTCTTTGTTGAGTTGCTTGGCTATTGCTTGGAAGAAAACAACCGAATCTTGGTATATCAGTATGCGCCCATGGGTTCTTTGCATGATGTACTACACG GTAAAAAGGGTGTAGAAGGAGCTGCACCTGGTCCACTTCTAACTTGGCCTCAAAGAGCTAAAATTGCTTATGGTGCAGCAAGAGGTCTTGAATATTTACATGATAAGATTCAACCTCCTATCATTCATCGTGATATTCGTTCCAGCAATGTCCTACTTTTCGATGATTTTCAATCCAAAATAGCAGATTTTAACTTGAGTAATCCTTCTGATACGGCGGCTCACTTGCATTCAACAAGAGTTCTAGGGACTTTTGGCTACCATGCTCCAGA GTACGCGATGACAGGGCAAATAAGTCAGAAGAGTGATGTTTACAGTTTAGGGGTTGTTCTTTTAGAACTTTTAACAGGAAGGAAACCTGTGGATCATACGTTGCCCAAAGGAGAACAGAGTCTTGTTACGTGG GCAACCCCAAGATTGAGTGAGGATAAAGTAAAGCAATGTGTGGATCCAAAGTTAAATGATGATTATCCCCCAAAGGCAGTTGCTAAG TTGGCTGCAGTAGCTGCACTTTGTATCCAATATGAGGCAGATTATCGGCCAAATATGACGATTGTTGTGAAAGCTCTTCGGGCCCTTGTCAATGCCAGACCAGCACGTACCGAGCCTTAG
- the LOC139898648 gene encoding probable gamma-secretase subunit PEN-2: MERASDEDVTPSESAGLITPIPHHQNPNPNPNSNIISSSSSSSRPEWPTIDGPLGLSEQDSVAQARKFFAFGFVLLPLLWAVNCYYFWPVLRNSRSFPRIRPYVVGSAIGFLVFSAMLGSWALTFTIGGERLFGHTWDELVMYNVADRYALTSLM, translated from the exons ATGGAGAGAGCATCAGATGAAGACGTAACCCCCTCAGAATCAGCCGGACTAATCACCCCCATTCCCCATCatcaaaaccctaaccctaaccctaattccaacatcatttcatcatcatcatcatcatcaagaccaGAATGGCCAACAATCGACGGACCATTAGGTCTATCTGAACAAGATTCAGTAGCTCAAGCTCGTAAATTCTTCGCATTCGGATTCGTTTTACTACCATTATTATGGGCCGTTAATTGTTACTACTTTTGGCCTGTTCTTCGTAACTCTCGATCCTTTCCCCGTATTCGCCCCT ATGTTGTAGGTTCAGCAATTGGATTCTTGGTATTTTCAGCCATGCTAGGTTCGTGGGCCCTCACCTTCACCATTGGAGGGGAACGTCTTTTTGGCCATACCTGGGATGAACTGGTAATGTACAATGTTGCTGATCGATACGCGTTGACAAGTTTGATGTAG